In Nicotiana tabacum cultivar K326 chromosome 2, ASM71507v2, whole genome shotgun sequence, the following proteins share a genomic window:
- the LOC107825450 gene encoding phosphoenolpyruvate carboxylase produces the protein MSRKIEKMASIDAQLRLLAPAKVSEDDKLVEYDALLLDRFLDILQDLHGEDIRETVQACYELSAEYEGKHDPQKLEELGRMLTSLDAGDSIVVTKAFSNMLNLANLAEEVQIAYRRRSKLKKRDFSDEASALTESDIEETLRKLVGQLNKSPQEVFDALKNQTVDLVLTAHPTQSVRRSLLQKHARVRDCLTQLYAKDITPDDKQELDEALQREIQAAFRTDEIRRTPPTPQDEMRAGMSYFHETIWKGVPKFLRRVDTALKNIGINERVPYNAPLIQFSSWMGGDRDGNPRVTPEVTRDVCLLARMMAAKLYFSQIEDLMFELSMWRCNDELRARADELHRTSKRDTKHYIEFWKQIPSNEPYRVLLADVRDKLYNTRERARQLLANGYSDVSEESTFTNVEQFLEPLELCYRSLCACGDRPIADGSLLDFLRQVSTFGLSLVRLDIRQESERHTDVLDAITRHLGIGSYKEWSEEQRQEWLLSELSGKRPLFGPDLPKTDEITDVLDTFNVIAELPADNFGAYIISMATAPSDVLAVELLQRECHVKSPLRVVPLFEKLADLESAPAAVARLFSIDWYRNRINGKQEVMIGYSDSGKDAGRLSAAWQLYKAQEELVNVAKEFGVKLTMFHGRGGTVGRGGGPTHLAILSQPPDTIHGSLRVTVQGEVIEQSFGEEHLCFRTLQRFTAATLEHGMNPPVAPKPEWRALLDEMSVVATKEYRSLVFQDPRFVEYFRLATPELEYGRMNIGSRPAKRKPSGGIESLRAIPWIFAWTQTRFHLPVWLGFGAAFKHIIEKDIRNLQMLKDMYNGWPFFRVTLDLIEMVFAKGDPGIAALYDKLLVSEDLWPLGERLRSKYEETKSFLLQVAGHKDLLEGDPYLRQRLKLRDSYITTLNVCQAYTLKRIRDPSYNVKVRPHLDKEIMESSKPAAELVKLNPMSEYAPGLEDTLILTMKGIAAGMQNTG, from the exons ATGAGCAGGAAAATTGAGAAGATGGCATCGATAGATGCACAACTGAGACTATTGGCACCAGCAAAAGTGTCGGAGGATGATAAACTTGTGGAGTATGATGCTTTATTGCTTGACCGTTTTCTTGATATTTTGCAGGATTTGCATGGCGAGGATATTCGTGAAacg GTTCAAGCGTGTTATGAACTTTCTGCTGAATACGAAGGGAAGCATGACCCTCAGAAGTTGGAAGAGCTTGGGAGAATGCTTACCAGTTTGGATGCTGGAGATTCCATTGTAGTTACTAAAGCTTTCTCTAACATGCTTAACTTGGCAAACCTTGCCGAAGAGGTTCAGATAGCTTACAGACGAAGAAGCAAGCTAAAAAAGCGTGATTTTTCGGATGAGGCTTCTGCACTAACTGAATCAGACATTGAAGAGACCCTTAGGAAGCTTGTCGGACAGCTAAACAAATCGCCACAAGAAGTTTTTGATGCTTTGAAGAACCAGACTGTTGATTTGGTGCTAACAGCACATCCTACTCAGTCTGTTCGTAGGTCTTTGCTTCAGAAGCATGCAAG GGTTCGTGATTGTTTGACGCAGTTGTATGCGAAAGATATTACTCCTGATGATAAGCAGGAGCTAGACGAGGCTCTACAAAGAGAG ATTCAAGCAGCATTTCGCACAGATGAAATCAGGAGGACTCCGCCAACTCCACAAGATGAGATGAGGGCAGGGATGAGTTACTTCCATGAGACAATATGGAAAGGGGTGCCGAAATTCCTACGCCGTGTTGACACTGCTTTGAAGAATATTGGAATAAATGAGCGTGTTCCCTACAATGCCCCTCTCATTCAGTTTTCTTCTTGGATGGGTGGTGATCGAGACG GCAACCCTAGAGTAACCCCTGAAGTGACAAGAGATGTGTGCTTATTGGCTAGAATGATGGCTGCAAAACTGTATTTCTCTCAGATTGAGGATCTTATGTTTGAG CTTTCAATGTGGCGATGCAATGATGAGCTCCGTGCACGTGCAGATGAGCTTCATAGGACTTCCAAAAGAGATACAAAGCACTACATTG AGTTTTGGAAGCAAATTCCATCGAATGAGCCCTACCGTGTTCTTCTTGCTGATGTGAGAGATAAGTTATATAATACACGGGAACGCGCGCGTCAGTTACTAGCCAATGGGTACTCTGATGTTTCTGAGGAGTCAACATTCACAAATGTTGAACAG TTCCTGGAGCCTCTGGAGCTGTGCTATAGATCTCTATGCGCTTGCGGTGACAGACCAATTGCAGATGGCAGCCTTCTTGATTTTCTAAGGCAAGTTTCCACCTTTGGTCTCTCCCTTGTGAGACTTGATATCCGCCAAGAGTCAGAGAGGCACACTGACGTTCTAGATGCTATAACAAGGCACCTGGGTATTGGATCCTATAAAGAATGGTCTGAAGAGCAGAGACAGGAATGGCTCTTATCTGAACTAAGTGGAAAGCGTCCACTGTTTGGACCTGATCTCCCTAAAACTGATGAAATCACTGATGTTTTGGATACCTTTAATGTCATTGCGGAACTTCCTGCCGATAATTTTGGTGCTTATATTATTTCAATGGCCACGGCACCCTCTGATGTGCTTGCCGTTGAGCTTTTGCAGCGTGAATGTCATGTAAAAAGTCCATTGAGGGTTGTCCCGTTGTTTGAAAAGCTTGCTGATCTTGAGTCTGCACCTGCTGCTGTTGCTCGGTTGTTCTCCATAGATTGGTACAGAAACCGTATCAATGGGAAACAAGAAGTTATGATTGGGTATTCTGATTCAGGTAAGGATGCTGGCCGACTATCTGCAGCTTGGCAATTGTACAAGGCTCAAGAGGAACTTGTAAACGTGGCGAAAGAATTTGGAGTGAAGCTAACAATGTTTCATGGCCGAGGAGGGACTGTTGGACGGGGAGGGGGTCCCACCCACCTTGCCATTTTATCACAACCTCCTGACACAATCCACGGTTCACTTCGTGTGACTGTTCAAGGTGAAGTTATTGAACAATCGTTTGGGGAGGAACACCTGTGCTTCAGAACTCTTCAGCGTTTCACAGCAGCTACACTTGAGCATGGAATGAACCCCCCTGTGGCTCCGAAGCCAGAGTGGCGTGCTCTATTGGATGAGATGTCTGTTGTTGCTACGAAAGAGTATCGGTCTTTGGTGTTCCAGGATCCACGATTTGTTGAATACTTCCGCCTT GCAACCCCAGAATTAGAATATGGTCGCATGAATATTGGAAGTCGCCCCGCAAAAAGGAAGCCAAGTGGTGGGATCGAATCTCTTCGAGCAATTCCATGGATCTTCGCATGGACTCAGACAAGGTTTCATCTCCCTGTCTGGCTTGGCTTTGGGGCTGCATTCAAGCATATTATTGAGAAGGATATAAGAAATCTGCAAATGCTCAAGGATATGTACAATGGATGGCCTTTCTTCAGAGTGACACTTGACTTGATTGAAATGGTCTTTGCTAAGGGAGATCCTGGTATTGCTGCATTGTATGATAAGCTTTTAGTATCTGAAGATCTGTGGCCGCTTGGAGAGCGCTTGAGGTCCAAATATGAAGAAACAAAGAGCTTTCTCCTTCAG GTTGCTGGGCATAAGGATCTTTTGGAAGGAGATCCATACTTGAGGCAGAGACTCAAACTTCGCGATTCTTACATTACAACCCTCAATGTTTGTCAAGCCTACACATTGAAGCGAATTCGCGACCCCAGCTACAATGTGAAGGTGCGGCCACATCTAGATAAGGAGATAATGGAATCAAGTAAACCGGCTGCTGAGTTAGTGAAGCTTAATCCTATGAGTGAGTATGCTCCTGGATTGGAAGACACACTTATTTTGACAATGAAAGGTATTGCTGCTGGAATGCAGAACACTGGTTAA
- the LOC107825449 gene encoding protein CONSERVED ONLY IN THE GREEN LINEAGE 160, chloroplastic, producing MGVLNYCYLSVTSAATPISQDSANNSTPSSIPTQTKVILPQQKPVKLSTGVVPGDNAAPPTTTKLRKYWGEDVDPLTSDDYIWNKEFMGRMKKYIQDPQQNPPSSPSAPEKEETSGFLSLNRVMSLDSLEIDLTKELTAPSVPVQEPEVEITRPRLSAFQRWRPAPTRREQEQWDKAAKAATGGSDVMFRELRKPKGDPKILAAQSREQYLKLKNKLQLLTLGIGGVGVISAYISYSPEIAASYGAGFIGSLMYMRMLGNSVDSMQSDGPRALIKGAVGQPRLLVPVALVMIFNRWNGILVPEYGFMHLELIPMLVGFFTYKIATFVQAIEEGVTIVRNKTQA from the exons atgGGAGTCCTAAACTACTGCTATCTCTCAGTGACCTCTGCAGCCACACCCATATCTCAAGATTCTGCAAATAATTCAACCCCATCTTCAATTCCAACACAGACCAAGGTTATTTTACCCCAGCAGAAACCTGTGAAATTGTCCACTGGAGTGGTTCCTGGGGACAATGCTGCCCCACCCACTACAACTAAGCTCAGGAAGTATTGGGGTGAGGATGTGGATCCTCTCACCTCTGATGATTATATCTGGAACAAAGAATTTATGGGTCGTATGAAGAAGTATATTCAGGACCCTCAACAAAATCCCCCTTCTTCTCCCTCTGCTCCTGAAAAG GAAGAGACATCGGGATTTCTTAGCTTAAACAGAGTCATGAGTCTTGACAG CTTGGAAATTGATTTGACCAAGGAGCTAACAGCCCCTTCAGTACCTGTTCAAGAACCAGAAGTTGAAATTACTAGA CCACGTTTAAGTGCATTTCAAAGATGGCGGCCAGCACCAACACGACGCGAGCAGGAGCAGTGGGACAAAGCTGCCAAGGCTGCAACTGGGGGCAGT GATGTGATGTTCAGGGAATTAAGAAAGCCAAAAGGGGATCCAAAGATTTTGGCTGCTCAGTCAAGGGAACAGTATCTTAAG TTAAAGAATAAATTGCAACTCCTCACACTTGGGATTGGTGGTGTTGGAGTGATTTCAGCTTATATCTCTTATTCTCCTGAAATAGCAGCAAG TTACGGTGCAGGGTTTATTGGTTCATTGATGTACATGCGTATGCTTGGGAACAGTGTGGATTCTATGCAGTCAGATGGACCCAGAGCACTTATCAA GGGAGCTGTTGGGCAGCCAAGGCTATTGGTTCCTGTTGCCTTGGTCATGATTTTTAACCGGTGGAATGG GATCCTAGTCCCCGAGTATGGATTCATGCACCTTGAGTTGATACCCATGCTAGTGGGATTTTTCACTTACAAGATCGCAACTTTTGTCCAAGCAATCGAGGAAGGTGTAACAATTGTTCGAAATAAAACACAAGCTTAG